One region of Armigeres subalbatus isolate Guangzhou_Male chromosome 3, GZ_Asu_2, whole genome shotgun sequence genomic DNA includes:
- the LOC134222636 gene encoding uncharacterized protein LOC134222636, whose translation MWLLEEVKCKHKLLSVIEEQLYSLHLQLLNQVAYHTSAECIVYGCAVKKNKCWQAVLGMIDRNLAKRVRVTKQIHNKKLHSLAHAQKPKKTICSPQNIENFVVNLSSEQLTPNECDLLNKGLNFAMAPQYAPLADIVSNIESAIQYNNYSLKSALRHDLERCIVNTARKQDNVRQTTANTIKAIRQLKARDVIYSRADKGNAV comes from the coding sequence ATGTGGCTGTTAGAAGAAGTAAAGTGTAAGCACAAATTATTGTCCGTGATCGAAGAACAGCTGTACTCGCTGCACCTACAGCTGTTAAATCAGGTGGCCTACCATACTTCGGCCGAGTGTATTGTTTACGGATGTGCGGTGAAGAAGAATAAGTGTTGGCAAGCAGTGCTAGGAATGATCGATCGAAATTTGGCAAAGCGTGTGAGAGTGACGAAGCAAATACATAACAAAAAGCTGCATTCGCTCGCTCATGCACAAAAACCGAAGAAAACAATATGTTCTCcgcaaaacattgaaaattttgtggTGAACCTATCGTCGGAGCAGCTAACACCAAACGAATGCGATCTTCTCAATAAAGGATTAAACTTTGCCATGGCTCCACAGTATGCTCCGTTGGCCGATATTGTCAGCAATATAGAAAGCGCCATACAGTACAATAACTACTCGTTGAAATCTGCGCTACGTCACGATTTGGAGCGTTGCATCGTAAACACTGCTAGAAAACAAGACAACGTACGACAAACAACTGCCAATACTATAAAAGCGATTCGCCAACTGAAAGCACGAGACGTTATATACTCCCGCGCCGACAAGGGAAACGCGGTGTAG
- the LOC134220693 gene encoding ras-related protein Rab-18-B-like, translating to MQNDNILATFKILIIGESGVGKSSLMLRFTEDDFDRDQALTIGVDFKTKIVEIDNIKVKLAIWDTAGQERFRTLTPSYYRDAQGAILVYDVTKKDTFQKLESWLNELDIYGTRNNMAKMIVGNKIDFADRAISRDDGFRFAKKHRTMFIETSAKTSEGVRDAFDEVVRKIMETDGLWERNDYGDSVDLNSRGQQRGSCPC from the exons ATGCAGAACGATAACATTTTAGCCACATTCAAAATTCTAATAATAGGCGAAAGTGGAGTTGGAAAATCTAG TTTGATGCTGCGGTTCACGGAAGATGATTTTGACCGCGATCAGGCCCTAACTATTGGAGTGGATTTCAAAACCAAAATCGTCGAGATCGACAACATTAAGGTGAAACTAGCCATCTGGGACACAGCCGGGCAGGAACGGTTTCGGACTTTGACGCCAAGTTACTACAG AGACGCACAAGGTGCCATCCTGGTGTACGACGTCACCAAAAAGgatacattccagaagctggaatCGTGGCTCAATGAATTGGACATCTACGGCACCCGGAACAATATGGCGAAGATGATTGTCGGCAACAAGATAGATTTTGCCGATCGGGCCATTAGCCGGGACGATGGTTTCCGATTTGCGAAAAAGCACCGAACCATGTTCATCGAGACATCGGCCAAAACGAGCGAAGGAGTGAGGGATGCATTTGACGAAGTTGTCAGAAAG ATCATGGAAACGGATGGCCTCTGGGAGCGTAATGATTATGGCGACTCTGTAGATCTAAACAGTCGAGGACAACAGAGAGGATCGTGCCCGTGCTAA
- the LOC134225203 gene encoding heat shock 70 kDa protein cognate 5-like: MLKAAKFVTRTLTENRPLLQSGGILRNGMQSRLKSDTVKGAVIGIDLGTTNSCVAVMEGKQAKVIENAEGARTTPSHVAFTKDGERLVGMPAKRQAVTNSANTFYATKRLIGRRFDDAEIKKDMKNLSYKVVKASNGDAWVQGGDSKVYSPSQIGAFVLMKMKETAEAYLNTPVKNAVVTVPAYFNDSQRQATKDAGQIAGLNVLRVINEPTAAALAYGMDKSEDKIIAVYDLGGGTFDISILEIQKGVFEVKSTNGDTLLGGEDFDHHIVDYLVAEFKKEQGIDITKDAMAMQRLKEAAEKAKCELSSSVQTDINLPYITMDASGPKHLNLKFTRAKLEQLVGDLIKRTIGPCQKALADAEVSKSDIGEVLLVGGMSRMPKVQQTVQDIFGRQPSRAVNPDEAVAVGAAVQGGVLAGDVTDVLLLDVTPLSLGIETLGGVFTRLITRNTTIPTKKSQVFSTAADGQTQVEIKVHQGEREMAADNKMLGSFTLVGIPPAPRGVPQIEVVFDIDANGIVHVSARDKGTGKEQQIVIQSSGGLSKDEIENMVKNAEQYAATDKLKKERIEAVNQAEGIVHDTESKMEEFKDQLPKEECDKLREEIAKVREILTNKDEADPEEIRKTVGTLQQSSLKLFEMAYKKMASERESSGSSSSSSSSDDSAEKKENKN, translated from the exons ATGCTGAAAGCCGCAAAATTCGTAACCCGCACCCTGACGGAGAATCGTCCCTTGCTGCAAAGT GGAGGAATCCTTCGCAATGGAATGCAATCTCGGCTCAA GTCCGACACGGTCAAGGGTGCCGTCATCGGTATTGATCTGGGAACGACCAACTCGTGCGTGGCCGTGATGGAGGGCAAACAGGCCAAGGTCATCGAAAATGCCGAAGGTGCCCGCACAACGCCGTCGCACGTGGCCTTCACCAAGGACGGCGAACGCTTGGTCGGTATGCCTGCGAAACGTCAGGCTGTCACAAACTCGGCTAACACCTTCTACGCGACCAAGCGTTTGATTGGTCGTCGTTTCGACGATGCAGAAATCAAAAAGGACATGAAAAATCTGTCCTACAAGGTGGTTAAGGCTTCCAATGGGGACGCCTGGGTTCAGGGAGGTGACAGCAAGGTCTACTCGCCCAGCCAGATCGGTGCATTCGTGCTGATGAAGATGAAGGAAACGGCCGAAGCCTACCTGAACACTCCCGTCAAGAATGCGGTCGTTACCGTGCCAGCTTACTTCAACGACTCTCAGCGTCAGGCTACCAAGGACGCTGGACAGATTGCTGGCCTGAATGTTCTACGTGTGATCAACGAACCGACAGCTGCCGCGCTGGCCTACGGTATGGACAAGAGCGAAGACAAGATTATTGCCGTCTATGATCTGGGTGGTGGTACCTTCGATATTTCGatcctggaaattcagaagggTGTATTTGAGGTCAAATCGACCAACGGTGACACACTGCTCGGCGGAGAAGATTTCGATCACCACATTGTAGACTATTTGGTTGCTGAGTTCAAGAAGGAACAAGGCATTGACATCACCAAGGATGCTATGGCTATGCAACGTTTGAAGGAAGCTGCCGAAAAGGCCAAATGCGAGTTGTCCTCCTCCGTGCAAACCGACATCAATCTGCCGTACATCACCATGGATGCCTCCGGTCCTAAGCACTTGAACTTGAAGTTCACCCGTGCCAAGCTGGAGCAATTGGTCGGGGATCTGATCAAGCGTACCATCGGACCATGTCAGAAGGCTTTGGCTGATGCCGAGGTATCCAAGTCGGACATCGGAGAGGTTCTCCTGGTCGGCGGTATGTCCCGTATGCCCAAGGTACAGCAAACCGTGCAGGACATCTTCGGTCGCCAACCATCCCGTGCCGTAAATCCAGATGAAGCCGTCGCCGTCGGTGCTGCCGTGCAGGGTGGTGTACTGGCCGGAGATGTTACCGATGTGTTGCTGCTGGATGTTACTCCCCTGTCGCTGGGTATCGAAACCCTCGGAGGTGTTTTCACTCGTTTGATCACTCGTAACACAACTATCCCAACGAAGAAGTCGCAGGTCTTCTCCACTG CTGCTGATGGCCAGACCCAGGTCGAGATCAAGGTCCACCAGGGTGAGCGTGAGATGGCAGCGGACAACAAAATGTTGGGTTCGTTCACATTGGTTGGTATTCCACCGGCACCACGCGGTGTGCCACAGATTGAAGTCGTGTTCGACATCGATGCCAACGGTATCGTGCATGTATCAGCTAGAGACAAGGGAACCGGAAAGGAACAACAAA TTGTTATTCAATCGTCCGGTGGTTTGAGCAAGGATGAAATCGAAAACATGGTTAAGAATGCTGAACAATACGCAGCTACCGATAAACTGAAGAAGGAACGCATTGAGGCCGTCAACCAGGCCGAGGGTATTGTTCATGACACCGAATCTAAGATGGAGGAATTCAAGGATCAATTGCCCAAGGAAGAG TGCGACAAACTTCGCGAGGAAATTGCTAAGGTTCGCGAAATTCTCACCAATAAGGATGAAGCCGATCCGGAAGAAATCCGCAAGACGGTCGGCACCCTCCAGCAATCCTCCCTGAAACTGTTCGAAATGGCTTACAAGAAG ATGGCTTCCGAGCGGGAGAGCAGCGGTAGCAGCTCAAGCAGCAGCAGTAGCGACGACAGTGCGgaaaagaaggaaaataaaaactaa